The nucleotide window CGTCCTCTCTTTTCTAAGACTCGGGAGAACAGTGTCTGGGAGCGGTGGACAGCCGGGCGAGGGCTGTGATTTATGCATCAGAGTCCAGGGGGCACCAGCCTCCgtcccttctctgttttcttttccttttttttttttttttttttttaattcggttgcctgggggggggggggggaggagggtgtgtgcacgtgtgtgtgtgtgtgtgtgtgtgtgtgtgtgtgtgcgcgcgtgtgcgcgcgcactTGCGCTTGCTTCTGCCCCAGATCTTTCCTGGACAGTGAGTCTCCGAAGCCGAGATCCGGAGGCCCGCAGCCGCAGGCGGAGGGCGTGAGGGTTGAGATATTAACCCCTCCCCGCCTCTTCCTAGGGAAGCCACACGGCCTCAGCGGGGCGCTCGGTGACTTCAGCTAGCGGGCCGGCGCGGGCCGCGGAGAGCAGGGCTGGCCATTGGAGTGTGCGGCTGCGGAGGGAGGGGACCCCGACTCGAGTAAGTTTCAAGAGCGTAGCGGTCAGTCGTGGGCGGCAGCAAGATGCCGAGCGCGCAGTGGAGACCCAGAGCTCTCCCAACGCAACTTCGTCCTGCCTGAGCGAGGTAGGGGACTGAGCGCGGTGCCAGCGTGGGCCGGGGGTGCGGGGGACCCCCGCTGCAGGAAGTGTTCAGTGTTAGAAACGAATTTTTAAGCCGGAACGAAGCAAAACGGAAACTTTTAAAACATCCATCTCTGGACGCTAGAAACATTCATCCCTGGGCTACTAAGCCCAGTCCATCGGATTGTTCTTGGGGCACTTGTGATTTAATGAAGTTTGGAAAAGGGTTCAGTCCGGTTGCAAAACCGACTAGAGGTGGGGGAGAGTGGAAACTGCGGTTGGtcgcagaggggtgggggaaggggcttaGTTTTGGAAATCTTATAGACAAAGAatatgggaggtgggggtgggggtaagggcTTAAACTTGCACTGCCGGCGAGGAGGGTGTGGAATTAGATGGGAGAAATGCCGAGTTTCTGGGTACGAGCACCGTCGGCTGTCCCAGGAACTGCTCTCTGTTACGCCCCTTCTATCACATTGTGGCGTTACTTTGAAACATTTCAACGAGTTACGAGTAGACTTCTGCGAACCAGTGCCATGTTTCATTCTCTCCACACTTTCTAGTTCTGTGAGACGAGGCAACATGTTGGGGGAGGGCAGTAAGTAAAACTACCGCCTCACGTTTAGCAATGCACCAGACGTACGTTCAGGCTTCTGGACAGTAGATTTGCACTTGGAATTAGGAATGTAGTGGCATGTATTGTTATCGTTAGTAGTATAACttatctcgtgtgtgtgtgttggccaaACCCACAGTAACTAAACATACTCCTTATGCAATCAATGAATGTGCGAAACTCCTGGGATTTATTGCAATCTCTTATGAATGATTTTCACTGAACCTTTAGATTTTCTTGCATTagcttacaagaaaaaaaaaaaagaagaagaagaagaagaagcagcagaagaaagaaaaggcagttgCTTCACAGAGGCGTTAAGCTTTCCTGTTTACCGCAAGGCTGGGGCGGGCTTGGCTGCCCACACCATGCGGCGCCCTCGGACCCAAAGCACACCTGTTCCTAGAGAGTTATTAATAGAGCCCAAAGAATGACTTACTCTGTCAAGTGATTTTCGTGCGAATCTAATGTCTTGCATGGCAATTAGGAGGTGGTTCTCTGTTCTTTTAGCTGGGTGGTGCTGTGCGTCTCCACCCTCATATTGGCGGTTGGGTCTCTTCCGAGGAGAGACTAAGAGCTGGTAGTGAACCCGCTGCTGAGAGGGCGAATGCTCCAGAGCACCTCCAAGCTGGAAACCTGGAGGGGGATCGAGGTGGGGGCGTGAGGGAGCCGAAGGGGTGTTAAATGGGACTTGCTTCTCTAGTTTTCCCATTTCCACTTGGATGTGACACAGGGAGAGTTTTCGTCTTGTCGAGTTGGGAGTTTTCAGTttgggtaaaatattttttctcccttcccttacCCACCCTactcccccttttttctttctttctttctttctttctttttttttttttttttttttttttttgcaagaaataagaatttgattttctttttctgaaatcctTCTCCTTGCGCTTTCCCCAAGTTTACTTAAAACAAATCCATGACAAAACTGGAGCACTGCCTTAGCTAGAATGAATTATGCCAGTGTGCTGTGGCTTTTTCCCTGACTCTCTCCTCTTTGTGACTTGTTTAAAGCTGCTGTTCCCGAGGCCCTCTCCAGCCAAGGAAAAGCTACACAAAAAGCCTGGATCTCCCTGACGGAACCACCCCCCCACCGCGGCAAGTGAAGGCTCTCTCGGCGTCGCCCTCTAGCGTTCTTCAGGAGAAGCTCCACCCCCGGGTTCCTGGAGACCCTGCGCACCATGGGGTCCACCAGCGTCCCGCTGGTGAAGACCCACCGCAGTTCTGTGTCTGACTATGTCAACTACGACATTATCGTCCGGCATTACAACTACACGGGAAAACTGAATGTCAGCGCGGACGAGAACGGCATTAAACTGAGCTCCGTGGTGTTCATTCTCATCTGCTGCTTTATCATCCTAGAGAACATCTTTGTCTTGCTGACCATTTGGAAAACCAAGAAGTTCCACCGACCCATGTACTATTTTATCGGCAACCTGGCCCTCTCAGACCTGTTGGCGGGAGTGGCCTACACGGCCAACCTGCTCTTGTCTGGCGCCACCACCTACAAGCTCACCCCCGCCCAGTGGTTTCTGCGGGAAGGGAGTATGTTTGTGGCCTTGTCTGCCTCGGTGTTCAGCCTCCTAGCCATCGCCATCGAGCGCTATATCACAATGCTGAAGATGAAACTCCACAACGGGAGCAACAGCTTCCGCTCCTTCCTGCTCATCAGTGCCTGCTGGGTCATCTCCCTCATCCTGGGTGGCTTCCCCATCATGGGCTGGAACTGCATCAACATGCTGGCCAGCTGCTCCACTGTCCTGCCGCTCTACCACAAGCACTATATCCTCTTCTGCACCACCGTCTTCACCCTGCTCCTGCTCGCCATCGTCATCCTGTACTGCAGGATCTACTCCTTGGTCAGGACTCGGAGCCGCCGGCTGACCTTCCGCAAGAACATCTCCAAGGCCAGCCGCAGCTCTGAGAAGTCGCTGGCGCTCCTCAAGACCGTGATTATCGTCCTGAGCGTCTTCATCGCCTGCTGGGCGCCCCTCTTCATCCTGCTCCTGCTGGACGTGGGCTGCAAGGTGAAGACCTGCGACATCCTCTTCAGAGCGGAGTACTTCCTGGTGCTGGCCGTGCTCAACTCCGGCACCAACCCCATCATTTACACTCTGACCAACAAGGAGATGCGCCGGGCCTTCATCCGGATCCTGTCCTGCTGCAAGTGCCCCAGCGGAGACTCCGCCGGCAAATTCAAGCGACCCATCATCGCCGGCATGGAATTCAGCCGCAGTAAGTCGGAcaactcctcccacccccagaaggACGATGGGGACAACCCAGAGACCATTATGTCCTCTGGAAATGTCAACTCTTCTTCCTAAAACTGAAAGCTGCCCGACCCATGGGGAGAGTTCTTGCATGGTCACCCCACCACCCAGTGTTtggaaaacgaaaacaaaaataaaaaagtctctGTGCCTCCACCGCTGCCAGGGAGGAGCTGCTGGGAGCCAGacggagggggcagggggcagagtaAGAGCAGCCTGGTGGTGCCGGGGTGTTGGTGGGTTAGTTCCTGTGAACAATGCACTGGGAAGGGTGGAGATCAGGTCCTCGCCTGGGATCTATTTCCTACCCCCGCCCTGGAGCTTTGATTTTGCACTGAGCCAAAGGTCTAGCATTGTCAAGCTTCTGGAGGGTTCATCTGGCCGCTCCTCTAAGACTAAGGCCCCAGTGTGAGAGCATCTGTGGAGAGCTTGGAGGAGACGTTTTCTCTCACCTTAGTTGCCAGCCCAAGTGACTGTGTGCACTTCTGCGTCTCTGGGTATGCCCTGCATATCCtaccctccctttcccttcacaCCCCTCCTCAAAATTCTGTTACTTTATATTTGAACGACCTGGCGTTCATCAGAGCCAGGGTTGTGGCACGGTCCATTTCCTGATCGTCTGCAGCGGGTAGGCCGTGTTCAGGAGGGAAACTGTGAGGAATGGAGATGGTTTGGAGATGTAAAGCAATTTTATTTGCTGAGGCCAAAGTTTCCACGTAAGCTGGATCAGTTTTTGGAATTTGGTTACagtcactttgatttttttttttttcttttaacaactttACAATGAAGTATGTTACAGCATCATTATCCATTGTGTCTGAAAGTCTGCATAAGTCCAGTTTATCTAGATGCTATCAACCGGGATCCTTTGTGTCATAGGAGAATCAAACAAGTAAAACAAGGTGAAAACTGACTGGGGGTGACTTTGTAAACCAAGAGAGATTTCTTAAATGAGTTTGTCTAACAAATACAACGTCTGTCTTTGGCACTTTTGTTGACGTTTATTTCAGAGTGTTGTTGTGTGAATTATTTCAACCAACAGGATGGTTGTATTTTGTTGTGTTAAAAGTACTTTCCGTGATTTTTGAATGTATTTGTTTCAGCATTTTATTGGACTTTTCTAACCTGTGTTAACACCGTTGAACgtgtatttcctaagaaaataCAACCCTCTTGTGCCATTAAAGCATTACTTTAACTGATAGGGAATaccagaagttttaaaatacagctgTTCATTAAATAGTTAATTAAAGATGTGTATAAatgtcacaaaaaataaaaatatattgctgtCTCTTTAGTATGGTTTTCAGTGCAATTAAACcgagaaatgtctttttttaaaaaaatagtatttaatagGTTTCTGACTTTTGTGGATCATTTTGCACATAGCTTTATCAACTTTTAAACAttaataaactgattttttttaaagattcctttgtgaatagcattttttttttaaacaaataagacATTGTGTTTGACTATGTGGATCTTTAGAATCAAAGTTAAGGGCAATTTTCTGTTACTCTTTAAAGGATTTCACCTTGATAAACTAGGGTGTGAAAAAAATGTGGTTTGTTAAAAAACCACTCTATCTTTTTCAGGAAGAGAAACTTCAATAAGTTAACACTGAAGAGTAGTAAAAAATGCGATGAAAACCACCAACCTCTAAATACCACGCTGACAAGTAAATGCCATTATTGGAGTTTTAAATTGCATTCGAGCCAAACTAAGTGTTACACAATAATTCTTGTCCTAAAACACgggcttttaaagaaataatctacAAGAATGTAGTTGTAAATCTAATTTACATTGTGAAACGCAATGGTCGCTTCAAGCCCATCAACAAAAGCTTTTACATTCTTGGCTTTCCACCAACATGCTGGGGAAATAGGGATATGGATCTGGGAGATAGTATATTAAATCACTTTTTTCCAAGACACTGTCTTGGCTTCTCCCAGACTGTCTTTTGGACAATATGGGACCACACAGTAGTAGGAGCACATAGCTAGCAAGGAGTAGCAAGTTGTAGAATGTAGGTTGAGTAGTATACCCCTCATACCTGAAAACTTTCAATAATCTCTGATAGCTTTGGCGCCCTGGCCATTAATTGCTCCCAACTAGGCAATGAGACCAAGGGCACTTTGTAAGCGCCACAGAATTACTGTAATAATTGTTTCAATGTTATTGTCGTCTTCACTGAGAATTCATTTGAAGGGTTTGGGTGTATTTGGCTCTTCAGTCCCGTTATTGCTGTCAGAATCTGTGCTTTCAACTGTCACTGCATATGCACAGGACACAGTTGGGACATGAAGATAAACCTCACCTCACAGAGTAGATGTCATTTCTGGGTAAGGTTAACTGTGGGAAACAGAAGTGTGTTCACGAAGGAAACCTTAGGTCACAACCTCCAGTTTCCTGAAGGAAATGCCAAAAATGTGCTGAAgacaaaagactggaaacaaacTGGAATGTCTCTATCCATCTGTCTGCTGAGGCGGAAGGAATGAGTTCATGTTGTACTCACTTCCTAGAGCTTTCATTGCAGAGTCAAGCATAATGGAAAAGCCCATCCATTTCGTGTTTCTATGGACGATAAGTGTTCCTACTATTGGTTTTATCTTTATAAGCAAAGCAATGACTCACACAACATGGGGAAGTTGAGGTAGGGCAGCTGACCCTGGCGGGGATTGGAAAACTCATGATAACGAGTGACAGAGAGGACAGCCTTACTTGCCCACCTGTGAGCACATTATCCAGTCACCATATGTGCATTCTTCCTGGAAGTTCCACACTGTGCCTTTCATTCCAAGAGAGCTGGACAGTCATGGACTGTGGTTTTCCTGGGCAGGTGTGGGACAGAAGCCTACCTCTGGCTGAGAAGCAATGGCTGAGATAAAGGAGTCCTTGGTGGTACCTCAACATGAATATCTGGTTTTAATTTAGTATATCCTGAGAATTGAGGATGAAAACAAAAGTCTCAGTAACTATTTTTATACTAAATTTAAATGTCCATAAAGTTTTGATTAAAAAACTtatgtagtatttttaaagagGAATAAAACAGGCAGCCTGAGAAATACTTGACATATTCTTGTAAATGGGCCCCTGGTATAAATATtgaggaaaattacaaaatgacatCAAACAATACTTTATTCCCAATGATATTAAATGTGATTACAATTCTACAGAACATTCACATAGAAATTGTATGTAAGAAAAATGCTTGCCCTTGCTTTTTAGCCTCGTtataagtagaaaaattaaattctttagtAAAAGTTAATCTAGTGATATTAGAAATTCCAACATTTATAGTAATAGAAATGTTGCATTTATGTTAACTAGagaatggattttattttggCATTATCAGTACTTTGGTTGTGATTTATGGCATCTTTAATGTTCCCCCAATGTAAAAAGTC belongs to Panthera tigris isolate Pti1 chromosome C1, P.tigris_Pti1_mat1.1, whole genome shotgun sequence and includes:
- the S1PR1 gene encoding sphingosine 1-phosphate receptor 1; its protein translation is MGSTSVPLVKTHRSSVSDYVNYDIIVRHYNYTGKLNVSADENGIKLSSVVFILICCFIILENIFVLLTIWKTKKFHRPMYYFIGNLALSDLLAGVAYTANLLLSGATTYKLTPAQWFLREGSMFVALSASVFSLLAIAIERYITMLKMKLHNGSNSFRSFLLISACWVISLILGGFPIMGWNCINMLASCSTVLPLYHKHYILFCTTVFTLLLLAIVILYCRIYSLVRTRSRRLTFRKNISKASRSSEKSLALLKTVIIVLSVFIACWAPLFILLLLDVGCKVKTCDILFRAEYFLVLAVLNSGTNPIIYTLTNKEMRRAFIRILSCCKCPSGDSAGKFKRPIIAGMEFSRSKSDNSSHPQKDDGDNPETIMSSGNVNSSS